In Xiphias gladius isolate SHS-SW01 ecotype Sanya breed wild chromosome 5, ASM1685928v1, whole genome shotgun sequence, the following are encoded in one genomic region:
- the LOC120789665 gene encoding microtubule-associated protein futsch-like isoform X2 yields the protein MSNVSSLVAFREIRMPAPKRGPAPHDSQPKMRKLDEDGEAVPSKTAPATINRPLKTGNTQEKTAAPRTKKKLSTSAEEGKNKPAKSSKQSSPPKESSKTISDPPVKKAKLLNATSASCGEAPSPKANSKASLKRTASTESDDELSSDGGKIDLFRERDDGDKARCIRKYSNRVKAKRMAEESSSDPQETSQGLSSAPTDLIQMDHNYGRFSDLPNIQSMGEANQIEKKESAESVTEPERQEKSDYVPQAESKETTVSVSVNAKANIKSECAVEESKHEEFKKLESQKLIDDETLTLSREILDSVTATATDTPCITSEAKENEKEDVAESTKSQKDVSDKTLALSVETLCSVSGEVNPSCECEDQADEKTGSACTPESQTNVSSETETKETPELVSEGMKLNVKCKSKKGEHEMEGTTEAASVSAEPKAVDVGDKVLSDETNSAPEEFLVGNGNPESQTDLSVKIQVTFKEESKSVHIPDQVPDKITNSCDGVNKVVRKSEEKLEESERKGSEFHPTQSVAGPGSFVEVQLSHGMTDKMTDSCTEILTPDCEAVHEQKQRGVLSECATVPEGQIDMDMQTRITSEGMSDSASRVAVQNQGNHKVNDHTTEIRAEVKEDVKVENSTSIEKEKQTNFEFATAPTSQIKMDIQASATSEQEISNPASTVEATSQKSQEFCEPITDISTEFNKYMVENSKIMEMQTTLTSDISHPTIKDEKEQKSEEFTADISTEVDGDITIENSEKIGSEDNANSERAGRPESQNKMVMQTVTTSDPAPTLEVRRQESPEVSEPTTDIPDKVHGHSAANCQSTEDEDRVEDECVAAPEEQAEVDMQAASTSEELSDLPSAVEIQNQTSQEVGEPTTDMSDEFHEDQKIENSRFVENENKVDFEPVAAPESQIEMETATSEIPNSAPSVEIQKTRTATSEEISQAVSPTVEMKSQEVSGHATDISTEVHNNLITEDFQNVKNEDTMNSEYVATPENQVRLEMQTTSTSEVSNPASSVVRESQKSQKEVDMETSAMSEEISTVAPTVETQGQANQDVSEHSTDISTEYVTVPENQVEMESQVRSTSEISVLALKAEIKSQKSQEVAEPAKDASEKVQEGLTIPTNECNKSENKGSTGCVSATESPIEMEMQTRATLEISNPTSAVQTQNQIGQEVSELTTDAELQKDAIIAWTESKENKEEVITECVSAAENQREVEAETTVIPEEISDPGSIVEIQNQGSQEAHELNTDNDVQKDLVTATCWNKENEDKATAQSINVPEIQPNMETTAVPEYISIPPTTAEQQNQGMEDVTVHNAALSNAVQKPLPVTNLENKENENMPETEPSPEDIQGDMEVISGSIEVMDSALEEETGKPMINEAKEEAAIISREKADKTVSVIEGQGEGTGSNEVIVFVCGQTDDIDIVIQASEQQIKAVNQSEVQLHENKIVYEPISSPESNDDREMSTVSEKHDGVSLVDMQNTETEQIKEDASTNEENKEVDVPQVENEENIKEQICVSDSQAAVEIEVQSISVTETPLPAQLEQSTMNVDVKQVSVSSSDDMSMPDGRSEDATEKSERNGLPDCVSATELSEQAQEDAGPQEVADVTVTTTTAGAEAELPDSTSQEYVILEPVPENEIHFDIVTQAAAESGLSASLSEEVNPDITLVGEVENLLNGSQQTVFPEAQVHEVKDATLTSSGEDKETRLRTDISTGEGFEVQNSDRCQQPSSDMMDVNATEMDMASSHVQGTNEDCNAVVIKNAECSLDLQEVQILEDIEIGREIVVAEEENEEDGDITIIEKPQETPEAVPPKKADEKVNEKSKDDISGTNLKQNSTAGEKTEDDNKGQEAGKPKKQEMNTQARTKARLAALAEQKAAASKRTANRQQLNLLALCQEIAEDIATDSMLLKRIEEEKQAAAAAAAAAAAAAAAAAAAKGEASKKESPPVNTQDSDNINVATPAGPEGCSASVTPAPEAPAAQPSTADLAEAKPAAETPKRRFFITQISVPLKAHEKKKLTRYQRLRQVELQREKMSWARVKKLKSDQANQMFSDVDWQAPLSATSPFSMSHVTTTAASPSKTSPPSPATTSKPATPKAEVPKAETPKAEPIKIGTTKTETSTSAPTKTETSKSEPTKTEPTKTEASKTEPPKTETRRTTRQSKAQIPKTAPAPGAAPKVTRSAAKRTLPAVPPPMPNGLNTQKPKPDVEYKPYRPRPKYSPDDFELDDDPLPVALTKPSPQSRPTAQSKPAVQSKPPVSSQLANQAKLKAQTTSAGQISGQSKPIVAATAQIKPATSTNPQSKPAVAAALQSKATSAAASSSKPVPSAKAVLKSPVLTTPQSNTVSAPGEHKPAAPAPTQLKPTASGSAAQLKQYATTTSQPAASTTSETKPDVSKTGAVLMSQKTPNPPSSEEGKCKDTADPLSSTPTSSLSSEESLKVSDGKQHCEQIPTVTDVDLSSENKTKTDKTAEKTSEKPCQEAASPQDGGTPLSDACLQREVKKLKEADKDGTQTIIDAGQKHFGAVACSVCGMLYSAANPEDESQHLLFHNQFISAVKYVGWKKERILGEYPDGKIILVLPDDPKYALKKVEEIREMVDNDLGFQQVETKCPSQTKTFLFISNDKKVAGCLIAEHIQEGYRVIEEPIPEGSEGEKVMFERQRAWCCSTTPEPAICGISRIWVVNMMRRQGIASRMLECLRNNFIYGSYLSKDEIAFSDPTPDGKLFATHYFGTSQFLVYNFVSGTGSSNPKTDTV from the exons ATGTCCAACGTTAGCAGCCTTGTTGCCTTTAGGGAAATCAG AATGCCGGCCCCAAAGAGAGGACCAGCTCCTCATGATTCTCAGCCCAAGATGAGGAAGTTGGATGAGGATGGGGAGGCTGTGCCATCCAAAACTGCACCAGCTACCATTAATAGGCCGCTCAAAACAGGAAATACGCAAGAAAAGACAGCCGCCCCACGGACTAAGAAAAAACTGTCTACTTCAGcggaagagggaaaaaataaaccagCCAAGTCATCCAAACAGAGTTCCCCTCCGAAGGAATCCAGCAAAACCATTTCTGACCCACCTGTCAAAAAAGCCAAGCTCCTGAACGCCACAAGTGCCTCCTGCGGAGAAGCTCCCTCACCAAAGGCTAACTCCAAAGCTTCCCTGAAGCGAACAGCCTCCACAGAGTCTGACGATGAGTTGAGTAGCGATGGTGGTAAGATTGACCTCTTTAGAGAGAGGGATGATGGCGACAAGGCCCGCtgcatcagaaaatattcaaaccgAGTCAAAGCGAAGCGCATGGCTGAAGAGTCATCTTCTGACCCACAGGAAACAAGCCAAGGGTTATCATCCGCACCTACAGACCTTATACAGATGGACCACAATTATGGTAGATTCTCAGATTTGCCAAATATTCAAAGCATGGGTGAGGCTAATCAGATTGAGAAAAAAGAATCTGCAGAGTCTGTTACTGAACCAGAGAGACAAGAAAAGTCAGATTATGTACCACAAGCGGAGTCAAAGGAAACCACAGTCTCTGTATCAGTTAACGCTAAGGCTAATATAAAATCTGAGTGTGCAGTTGAAGAAAGTAAACAtgaggaatttaaaaaattagaaaGCCAAAAGCTCATAGATGACGAAACACTAACTTTATCTAGAGAAATATTAGACTCCGTCACTGCAACAGCTACAGATACGCCTTGCATTACATCTGAAGctaaggaaaatgaaaaggaggaCGTTGCAGAGTCGACCAAAAGCCAAAAGGATGTAAGTGATAAAACACTAGCATTGTCAGTGGAAACACTATGTTCTGTTTCCGGTGAGGTGAATCCAAGCTGTGAATGTGAAGACCAAGCAGACGAAAAAACAGGCTCAGCTTGCACACCAGAAAGTCAGACAAATGTGAgcagtgaaactgaaacaaaagagaCCCCAGAGTTAGTTTCTGAAGGGAtgaaactgaatgtaaaatgtaaatctaaaaAAGGTGAGCATGAAATGGAGGGGACGACTGAAGCAGCCAGTGTCTCAGCGGAGCCTAAAGCTGTAGATGTAGGAGATAAAGTATTGTCAGACGAAACAAACTCTGCACCAGAAGAATTCCTGGTAGGAAATGGTAATCCAGAGAGTCAAACAGACCTCAGTGTCAAAATTCAAGTTACTTTTAAGGAGGAATCGAAATCTGTACACATCCCGGACCAGGTGCCAGATAAAATTACCAACTCCTGTGATGGTGTGAACAAAGTTGTTCGAAAGTCCGAAGAAAAGCttgaagaaagtgaaagaaaaggatCTGAATTCCATCCGACCCAGTCTGTCGCTGGTCCCGGGTCTTTTGTTGAGGTACAGCTGAGCCATGGCATGACAGACAAGATGACCGACAGCTGTACTGAAATATTGACACCTGATTGTGAAGCAGTTcatgagcaaaaacaaagagggGTGCTCTCTGAATGTGCCACAGTCCCAGAGGGTCAAATAGACATGGACATGCAGACTAGAATAACATCAGAGGGGATGTCTGACTCAGCATCTAGAGTGGCTGTACAAAACCAGGGGAACCACAAAGTAAATGACCACACTACAGAAATACGTGCTGAAGTTAAAGAAGATGTGAAGGTTGAAAATTCCACAagtatagaaaaagaaaagcagaccaACTTTGAGTTTGCCACTGCACCAACTAGTCAAATCAAAATGGATATACAGGCTTCAGCGACATCAGAACAGGAGATTTCGAATCCTGCCTCTACAGTGGAAGCAACAAGCCAGAAAAGCCAAGAGTTCTGTGAACCTATTACAGACATATCTACTGAGTTTAATAAGTATATGGTTGAAAATTCTAAAATTATGGAAATGCAGACTACATTGACATCAGACATTTCTCATCCAACCATTAAAGATGAGAAAGAGCAAAAGAGTGAAGAATTTACTGCAGACATCTCTACAGAGGTTGATGGAGATATTACAAttgaaaattctgaaaaaattgGAAGTGAAGACAATGCAAACTCTGAACGTGCTGGTAGACCCGAGAGTCAAAACAAAATGGTAATGCAAACTGTAACAACGTCTGATCCAGCACCTACACTGGAAGTGAGAAGGCAGGAGAGCCCAGAAGTGAGTGAACCCACCACAGACATACCTGATAAAGTACATGGACATTCAGCTGCAAATTGTCAGAGCACAGAAGATGAAGACAGGGTTGAGGATGAGTGTGTTGCTGCTCCTGAGGAACAAGCAGAAGTGGATATGCAGGCTGCAAGTACATCAGAGGAGCTTTCTGACCTACCATCTGCGGTGGAAATACAGAACCAGACAAGTCAGGAAGTTGGTGAACCAACCACAGACATGTCTGATGAGTTCCATGAGGatcaaaaaattgaaaattctaggtttgtggaaaatgaaaacaaggtgGATTTTGAACCTGTGGCTGCACCAGAGAGTCAAATTGAAATGGAAACAGCTACATCAGAGATTCCTAACTCAGCCCCTTCAGTGGaaattcaaaaaacaagaaCTGCAACATCAGAGGAGATATCACAGGCTGTATCACCTacagtggaaatgaaaagcCAGGAAGTCAGTGGACATGCTACAGACATATCTACAGAGGTTCACAACAACCTAATAACTGaagattttcaaaatgtgaaGAATGAAGATACGATGAACTCTGAATATGTGGCTACACCAGAGAATCAAGTCAGATTGGAAATGCAGACTACATCAACTTCTGAGGTTTCTAACCCAGCCTCTTCAGTGGTAAGAGAAAGTCAGAAAAGCCAAAAGGAAGTGGATATGGAGACTTCAGCAATGTCAGAGGAGATTTCTACTGTAGCACCTACAGTAGAAACACAAGGCCAGGCTAACCAGGATGTCAGTGAACATAGTACTGACATATCTACAGAATATGTGACTGTGCCAGAGAATCAAGTCGAAATGGAATCACAGGTTAGGTCAACATCAGAGATTTCTGTTCTAGCActgaaagcagaaataaaaagtcaaaaaagccAAGAAGTCGCTGAACCTGCAAAAGACGCCTCTGAAAAAGTTCAAGAAGGTCTAACGATTCCTACAAATGAGTgtaataaaagtgaaaacaaaggtAGCACAGGATGTGTCAGTGCTACTGAGAGTCCAATAGAAATGGAAATGCAGACAAGAGCAACACTAGAGATATCTAATCCAACAAGTGCAGTACAGACACAAAATCAGATAGGTCAGGAGGTCAGTGAACTCACTACAGATGCTGAACTTCAAAAAGATGCAATCATTGCTTGGACTGAGAGTAAGGAAAACAAGGAAGAAGTTATCACTGAATGCGTTAGTGCTGCTGAGAATCAAAGAGAAGTGGAAGCGGAAACAACAGTAATACCAGAGGAAATTTCTGATCCAGGATCTATAGTGGAAATACAAAACCAGGGAAGCCAGGAGGCCCATGAACTCAATACAGACAATGATGTTCAAAAAGATCTAGTGACTGCAACTTGTTGGAATAaggaaaatgaagacaaagcTACTGCCCAGTCTATTAATGTTCCAGAGATCCAACCAAATATGGAAACTACTGCAGTGCCTGAATATATTTCTATTCCACCAACTACAGCAGAACAGCAAAACCAGGGGATGGAGGACGTCACTGTACACAATGCAGCCTTATCAAATGCAGTTCAGAAACCTCTTCCTGTTACTAatttggaaaacaaagaaaatgaaaatatgccTGAGACAGAGCCTAGTCCTGAAGATATCCAAGGAGATATGGAGGTCATAAGTGGATCAATAGAAGTGATGGATTCTGCCTTAGAAGAGGAAACGGGGAAGCCAATGATTAATGAGGCCAAAGAAGAGGCTGCAATCATTTCGCGAGAAAAGGCGGACAAAACAGTCAGTGTTATTGAAGGACAAGGCGAAGGAACTGGAAGCAATGAAGTAATTGTCTTCGTTTGTGGACAGACAGATGACATTGACATTGTAATTCAGGCATCAGAACAGCAGATTAAGGCAGTTAATCAATCAGAGGTTCAGCTTCACGAAAACAAGATAGTGTATGAGCCCATAAGTAGTCCAGAAAGTAATGACGATAGGGAGATGTCTACAGTGTCAGAGAAGCATGATGGTGTGTCTTTAGTGGATATGCAGAACACAGAGACTGAGCAGATAAAAGAAGATGCATCTactaatgaagaaaacaaagaggttGATGTCCCACAAgtggaaaatgaggaaaacattAAGGAACAAATCTGTGTATCTGACAGCCAAGCAGCAGTTGAAATTGAAGTACAAAGCATCAGTGTGACAGAAACTCCTCTCCCTGCACAGTTGGAGCAGAGTACCATGAATGTGGATGTGAAACAAGTTTCAGTCAGCTCTAGCGACGATATGAGCATGCCAGATGGCCGGTCAGAAGATGcaactgaaaaaagtgaaaggaatgGCCTTCCAGATTGCGTCAGCGCCACAGAGCTTTCTGAACAGGCGCAGGAGGACGCTGGACCGCAGGAGGTGGCCGACGTCACGGTCACAACAACTACAGCCGGCGCTGAAGCTGAGCTACCAGATAGTACGTCTCAGGAGTATGTGATCCTAGAACCGGTCCCAGAGAATGAAATTCACTTTGACATTGTCACTCAAGCAGCGGCCGAATCGGGTTTGTCTGCCTCGCTTTCAGAGGAGGTGAATCCAGACATTACATTAGTGGGTGAGGTAGAAAATCTTTTAAATGGTTCACAACAAACCGTCTTCCCTGAGGCACAAGTACATGAGGTCAAAGATGCCACATTGACCAGTTCAGGTGAGGATAAGGAGACCAGGCTTAGGACAGACATATCAACTGGGGAAGGTTTTGAAGTTCAAAATTCTGACCGTTGCCAGCAACCATCGTCTGACATGATGGACGTTAATGCCACAGAGATGGATATGGCAAGCTCTCATGTTCAAGGCACAAATGAAGACTGTAATGCTGTTGTAATAAAGAATGCTGAGTGTAGTTTGGATCTACAAGAAGTGCAGATTCTGGAAGATATAGAGATTGGTCGTGAGATTGTAGtagcagaggaagagaatgaGGAAGACGGTGACATTACAATAATAGAAAAACCCCAGGAAACACCTGAGGCAGTCCCTCCTAAAAAGGCTGATGAAAAGGTTAATGAGAAAAGTAAGGACGACATCAGTGGGACCAACTTGAAGCAAAACAGCACAGCGGGTGAGAAAACTGAAGATGATAATAAGGGACAGGAGGCAGGAAAACCCAAGAAGCAAGAAATGAATACACAAGCCAGAACCAAAGCTCGCCTGGCAGCTCTGGCTGAGCAAAAGGCTGCAGCGTCTAAGAGAACAGCGAACAGACAGCAGCTGAACCTCTTAGCTCTGTGTCAGGAAATCGCAGAGGACATTGCCACAGACAGCATGCTTTTGAAGAggatagaggaagaaaaacaggcagcggcggcggcagcagcagcagcagcagcagcagcagcagcagcagcagcagccaaggGGGAGGCCAGCAAGAAGGAAAGTCCACCTGTTAACACGCAGGATTCAGATAATATTAATGTTGCAACTCCCGCTGGACCAGAAGGGTGCTCTGCTTCGGTGACCCCTGCTCCGGAGGCACCTGCAGCCCAGCCCTCGACGGCTGATTTAGCTGAGGCCAAGCCTGCTGCAGAGACTCCAAAGAGACGTTTCTTCATCACTCAGATTTCAGTACCACTGAAAGCCCATGAGAAAAAGAAGCTTACTAGATATCAAAGACTAAGACAGGTtgaactgcagagagaaaagatgtcCTGGGCACGTGTCAAGAAACTTAAGTCTGACCAAGCGAATCAGATGTTTTCAGACGTGGACTGGCAAGCACCCCTGTCTGCCACCTCTCCTTTTTCAATGAGTCATGTGACCACAACCGCAGCAAGTCCATCGAAAACATCTCCCCCAAGTCCTGCCACAACTAGCAAACCTGCTACGCCCAAGGCGGAAGTTCCCAAGGCTGAGACTCCTAAGGCCGAACCCATCAAAATAGGAACCACAAAGACAGAAACCTCCACATCTGCACCCACTAAAACAGAAACCTCCAAATCTGAACCCACTAAAACTGAACCTACGAAAACGGAGGCCTCTAAAACTGAACCTCCTAAGACTGAAACCCGAAGAACGACAAGGCAAAGTAAGGCTCAAATTCCTAAAACAGCCCCTGCTCCAGGGGCAGCTCCAAAAGTGACCAGATCAGCAGCCAAGAGGACCCTCCCAGCAGTACCTCCTCCGATGCCCAATGGACTTAATACTCAAAAACCGAAGCCTGATGTTGAGTACAAGCCATACAGACCCCGGCCCAAGTATTCCCCAGATGACTTTGAACTAGATGATGACCCGTTACCAGTAGCTCTGACTAAGCCCAGTCCTCAGTCAAGGCCCACAGCTCAATCTAAACCCGCAGTTCAGTCAAAACCCCCGGTTTCATCACAACTTGCCAACCAGGCAAAACTCAAAGCTCAGACCACATCTGCTGGACAGATCTCAGGTCAGTCAAAGCCCATTGTTGCAGCTACAGCTCAGATAAAGCCTGCTACTTCCACCAACCCACAATCAAAACCTGCTGTTGCAGCAGCCCTCCAGTCAAAGGCCACATCTGCAGCCGCATCTTCATCGAAACCTGTTCCTTCAGCTAAAGCTGTGTTAAAGTCCCCTGTCTTGACGACGCCACAGTCGAATACGGTTTCAGCTCCAGGAGAGCACAagcctgctgctcctgctcccaCCCAGTTAAAGCCTACTGCTAGTGGAAGTGCAGCTCAGTTGAAGCAATATGCTACAACAACATCTCAGCCCGCCGCTTCAACCACATCTGAGACAAAACCTGATGTTTCTAAGACTGGTGCTGTTTTGATGTCTCAGAAAACCCCAAATCCACCATCATCGGAAGAAGGCAAATGCAAG GATACAGCTGATCCACTTTCATCAACTCCCACCTCTTCCCTTTCCTCTGAAGAGAGCTTGAAAGTGTCTGATGGTAAACAGCATTGTGAACAAATCCCAACGG TCACGGATGTTGATCTGTCTTCAGAgaataagacaaaaacagacaagacagCTGAGAAAACATCGGAAAAGCCTTGTCAGGA AGCAGCGAGCCCACAAGATGGTGGGACTCCTCTCTCTGATGCTTGTCTGCAAAGAGAAGTCAAGAAACTAAAGGAGGCTGACAAAGATGGCACCCAAACTATTATT GATGCAGGACAGAAGCATTTTGGAGCAGTggcctgcagtgtgtgtgggatgCTCTACTCTGCTGCCAACCCTGAGGATGAATCTCAACATTTGCTTTTCCACAATCAGTTCATCAGCGCTGTCAAATATGTG ggatggaaaaaagagaggattcTGGGAGAGTATCCTGACGGCAAGATCATTCTTGTCCTGCCAGATGATCCCAAATATGCTCTGAAGAAG GTTGAGGAGATCAGGGAGATGGTGGACAATGACCTCGGCTTCCAGCAGGTGGAGACCAAGTGTCCCTCTCAGACCAAAaccttcctcttcatctccaATGACAAGAAAGTGGCCGGATGCCTAATCGCAGAGCACATACAAGAG GGGTACCGGGTGATTGAGGAGCCCATACCGGAGGgttcagagggagagaaggtgaTGTTTGAACGTCAGAGAGCTTGGTGTTGTTCCACCACGCCAGAGCCAGCGATCTGTGGTATCAGCCGCATCTGGGTTGTCAACATGATGAGACGCCAGGGCATCGCCTCCCGCATGCTCGAGTGCCTCAG GAACAACTTCATATACGGTTCATACCTGAGCAAAGATGAGATTGCTTTCTCTGACCCCACCCCTGATGGAAAACTGTTTGCTACACATTATTTTGGCACCTCCCAGTTTTTGGTTTATAACTTTGTGAGTGGAACAGGCTCATCCAACCCCAAAACTGACACAGTATGA